The proteins below come from a single Nocardiopsis gilva YIM 90087 genomic window:
- a CDS encoding DEAD/DEAH box helicase, with amino-acid sequence MQPTLAAVEIKRNITQYLSTTFALADAPVREGLEAFLNHPTYGIFRGPYLRVRTPFRPADDEWRKSLEWALAGFAPYLHQARAFQRLSTLHGTAEPTIITTGTGSGKTESFLIPVLDHCRRERARGNVGVKAVLLYPMNALATDQAQRLNEYLAQQGLENVTAGLYIGDTPETGYERILTSRDEIRRVRPDILITNYKMLDLLLLREHDLPLWEGADISYVVVDEFHTYDGAQGTDVAMLLRRLAAATGESRPGQPLGDICPVATSATLGAGDDSADSGQAVREVAETVFGTKFGPDSVIGEDRLTAEEFVPFKKIEYHLPLPNPIEVANLPDPHGGDREAMARIMEAFTGQNDLSPQQLGKVLKTHILTNAVLEILGGSVCTLDEILEALPKRGAYTWGQALRSAPAQTAEALARYVALLSVARDPDDPSRPFVAIETHLWTRSIARLLRAVSDKPAFSWHGEAAPPLDGESTASGIGRGRLPAVYCRQCGRSGWAAISPERTPTQLVTDPERIYRGAISAKKYLRVFIHASRHEAAQRTAGQNIHVLTASGETVRPIDDADVADAAKGELDGVFVIADLAHTKESFRDAEMDRCPACRSEQGTRFLGSGPAALASVAVTELFTSGQLSGRSPSGDDEQPKTLIFNDSVQDAAHRAGFVSNRSYTFSLRTLLAAHLPPDGSPIALNDLIADTVTSAADPKFLACVVPPDLHERTEVDQLLAGEDPGGTRVWDLIGERLAFSSVLEFGLRSRQGRTLELTRTAAAEVRIDNPDQSAALARDLLQHDPRQTITGGLPEPGVFRGYLRGLLERLRTRGGVAHHWLTPWLDAAGTRRYGTIWGKRPDGMPAFPAGLPSPRFLLGQAKNRSEFDSITGRGNWYQDWTSRCLGVDADTATRYLGRLLEVLADEGVLIRRTAADGATRVYGLMPGHIHVRRLADAEVVTAGLTCPTCNWKQTVQPALLPEWDEMRCPRYRCDGVLQIDEERRFEADYYRELYLSADPFRVTTAEHTGQLTRAQRERTEEAFREGTRYSDPNVLSCTPTLELGIDIGALSAVILGSLPNGPANYVQRAGRAGRSSGNAFLLTLIGRRPRERYYLAAPRDMIAGQIAPPGSYPSAVEILRRQYAAHLLDLAARGRLPGVPALPRRASALFGDTGWLGPFTEAAVSEGPRLVEEFLALFDGAGADVSEEAAAELRSYAASGIKGFLAEAERKWQARLADLRARLEVIGAAVAALLDSDPQQRSRKRQLSAERREIARVITSTGKGSAHGALVELGVLPNYSLVDSATELEATISWEETGAEGKTTYHSEIREYERAATSALTELAPGNHFYVRGYRHQIDGVDIGTHNRPTWTQWRVCPECGYVRTTTAVEDTGPCPQCRSASIGDRSALHNVIEPTRVYARDRREDALIRDDHDERQRRFYETPVAVDIAREDIAPGAWRHRTRAFGVEFTREAVIRRFNLGALRMDRPAETPFAGELVRPNPFRVCTTCGGATPDDPGPDRRDEYVTTSGYDSSPSHHRPWCRQRRGDAVEHLPLVLAHTLRTEALRILLPAATVQVPERTTSFKAALMAGFAAVYGGALPHLASTVATMPDEETGRRRQYLIVYDTLPGGTGYLNPRSGEEGIREILTHALEVVEGCECAKQSDRAACHRCLLAYVSDREFPDTDRALAEEMLRDLLTDWTTASIAGTSEISLWDQVESELEARFLAALTSWANQPQAGRSLSQAARVNDRSTAELRLTGSNGSVVSWQVILQNTIKGTRPDVLFRRLDAEPTQVAVYLDGYEYHAAPHRNRLADDAERRARLRAHGCTVFQLTWDDIASWEKRDAPGPEPWKPYGHHGEGAALTTYRQEGGDGEELRSTVWVRPIDVLLAFLAHPDRETWRRRTAASATGIARTPGVDAARVGAETVGGVLTAALTGEPLHGQRAGGPMLLFRGVDDADCRVVVLLDPATRSVSAFTVVDDRRAVIEADPEAHKRRWQAWLYWGNLVQFLTDEHSDGGQFALSDMDAFDAEIVAAAGGIGLEETKARLPLDDETAALFGDSLPGGRKAAVAAAADEDSERAEGAEIGTPAPTRVGVNGGAGAAGGPPEQPPRPEPTAVPPMSPSGPDDGPGAGAAPVAAEPDREGWTEVLEYLERDEPGLEPLVRSLMERGVPVPEAGYELSGGLWPAELAWPEQRVAVVLSDALLTNHEDKAKGDAAYADAGWTAREAQKWDAAELAARVMGTEG; translated from the coding sequence ATGCAACCCACCCTCGCCGCCGTTGAGATCAAGCGGAACATCACCCAGTACCTCTCCACCACCTTTGCGCTCGCTGACGCGCCTGTCCGTGAAGGCTTGGAGGCGTTTCTCAACCACCCCACTTACGGGATCTTCCGGGGCCCATATCTTAGAGTCCGGACACCATTCCGTCCTGCCGATGACGAGTGGCGTAAGAGTCTGGAGTGGGCTCTGGCTGGGTTCGCTCCTTACCTGCATCAGGCGCGGGCGTTTCAGCGCTTGTCGACGCTTCACGGGACCGCTGAGCCGACAATCATCACCACTGGCACAGGGTCTGGGAAGACCGAGTCGTTTCTGATTCCGGTTCTGGATCACTGTCGTCGGGAGCGAGCGCGCGGCAACGTCGGGGTGAAGGCTGTTCTCCTCTACCCGATGAATGCGCTTGCCACCGACCAGGCGCAGCGGTTGAACGAGTACCTGGCCCAGCAGGGACTCGAAAACGTCACCGCAGGGCTGTACATCGGGGACACTCCCGAGACCGGCTATGAGCGCATCCTCACCAGCCGCGATGAGATTCGTCGGGTCCGACCTGACATTCTCATCACCAACTACAAAATGCTCGACCTGCTCCTCCTCCGCGAGCACGACCTGCCGCTCTGGGAGGGCGCCGACATCTCCTACGTCGTCGTGGACGAGTTCCACACCTACGACGGCGCTCAGGGCACCGATGTGGCGATGCTTCTGCGACGTCTGGCTGCCGCCACCGGGGAGAGCCGCCCGGGGCAGCCGCTCGGGGACATTTGCCCCGTCGCGACCAGCGCGACGCTCGGCGCGGGGGACGATTCCGCCGACTCCGGGCAGGCTGTTCGGGAAGTCGCGGAGACCGTCTTCGGCACGAAGTTCGGGCCTGACTCTGTCATCGGCGAGGACCGCCTCACCGCCGAAGAGTTCGTCCCTTTCAAGAAGATCGAGTACCACCTTCCGCTGCCCAACCCGATTGAGGTCGCCAACCTCCCCGACCCGCACGGCGGGGACCGTGAGGCCATGGCCCGCATCATGGAGGCCTTTACCGGGCAGAACGACCTCTCCCCGCAGCAACTGGGCAAGGTTCTCAAGACACACATTCTCACCAACGCCGTCCTGGAAATCCTCGGCGGCAGCGTCTGCACGCTCGACGAGATCCTCGAAGCGCTTCCCAAGCGCGGCGCCTACACGTGGGGCCAAGCGCTGCGCAGCGCGCCGGCCCAGACCGCCGAGGCCCTGGCCCGCTATGTCGCGCTGCTGTCCGTTGCCCGCGACCCGGACGACCCGTCGCGGCCGTTCGTGGCGATCGAGACCCACCTGTGGACGCGGTCGATCGCCCGGCTGCTGCGCGCCGTGTCCGACAAACCCGCCTTCAGCTGGCATGGCGAGGCGGCACCGCCGCTCGACGGCGAGTCCACTGCATCCGGCATCGGTCGGGGCCGCCTGCCCGCCGTGTACTGCCGCCAGTGCGGCCGGTCCGGCTGGGCGGCGATCTCGCCGGAGCGTACTCCGACCCAGCTCGTCACCGATCCGGAACGGATCTACCGGGGCGCGATCTCCGCCAAGAAGTACCTCCGCGTGTTCATCCACGCCAGTCGCCACGAAGCCGCGCAGCGCACCGCCGGTCAGAACATCCACGTGCTCACCGCCTCCGGCGAGACCGTGCGCCCGATCGACGACGCCGACGTGGCCGACGCTGCCAAGGGCGAGCTCGACGGCGTGTTCGTCATCGCCGACCTGGCACACACCAAGGAGTCGTTCCGCGACGCCGAGATGGACCGGTGCCCGGCCTGCCGCTCCGAACAGGGCACCCGCTTCCTCGGCTCCGGACCGGCCGCGCTCGCCTCGGTGGCGGTCACCGAACTGTTCACCAGCGGCCAGCTCAGCGGCCGCTCCCCCTCCGGCGACGACGAGCAGCCCAAGACGCTGATCTTCAACGACTCGGTCCAGGACGCCGCGCACCGCGCCGGGTTCGTGTCGAACCGCTCCTACACGTTCTCGTTGCGGACGCTCCTGGCCGCGCACCTGCCGCCCGACGGTTCCCCGATCGCCCTCAACGACCTGATCGCCGACACCGTCACCAGCGCCGCCGACCCCAAGTTCCTCGCCTGTGTGGTCCCGCCCGACCTGCACGAGCGCACCGAGGTCGACCAGCTGCTGGCCGGGGAGGACCCAGGCGGGACGCGGGTGTGGGACCTCATCGGAGAACGGCTCGCCTTCTCCTCGGTCCTGGAGTTCGGGCTGCGCTCGCGCCAGGGCCGCACCCTGGAGCTCACGCGCACGGCTGCCGCCGAGGTCCGCATCGACAATCCCGACCAGAGCGCCGCTCTCGCCCGCGATCTGCTCCAACACGACCCACGCCAGACCATCACCGGCGGCCTTCCCGAACCGGGGGTCTTCCGCGGCTACCTGCGCGGACTGCTGGAGCGGCTGCGTACCCGCGGCGGCGTCGCCCACCACTGGCTCACTCCCTGGCTGGACGCCGCCGGGACCCGACGCTACGGCACCATCTGGGGCAAGCGGCCCGACGGCATGCCCGCGTTCCCGGCCGGACTGCCGTCGCCACGCTTCCTGCTCGGCCAGGCCAAAAACCGAAGCGAGTTCGACTCCATCACCGGCCGCGGCAACTGGTACCAGGACTGGACCTCGCGCTGCCTCGGTGTGGACGCCGACACGGCCACCCGCTACCTGGGGCGGTTGCTGGAGGTCCTGGCCGACGAGGGCGTCCTCATCCGCCGCACCGCCGCTGACGGCGCCACGCGCGTCTACGGGCTGATGCCGGGCCACATCCACGTACGCCGCCTGGCCGACGCCGAGGTGGTCACGGCCGGGCTGACCTGCCCGACGTGCAACTGGAAGCAGACCGTGCAACCCGCTCTCCTCCCCGAATGGGACGAGATGCGCTGCCCCCGCTACCGGTGCGACGGCGTCCTCCAGATCGACGAGGAGCGGCGGTTCGAAGCCGACTACTACCGGGAGCTGTACCTGTCGGCCGACCCGTTCCGGGTGACCACCGCCGAGCACACCGGGCAGCTGACCCGCGCCCAGCGTGAACGCACCGAGGAGGCGTTCCGGGAGGGCACCCGCTATAGCGACCCAAACGTGCTGTCGTGTACGCCCACGCTGGAGCTCGGTATCGACATCGGGGCGCTGTCCGCCGTGATCCTCGGGTCACTGCCGAACGGTCCCGCGAACTACGTCCAGCGCGCCGGGCGCGCCGGGCGGAGCTCCGGCAACGCCTTCCTGCTCACCCTCATCGGTCGGCGTCCGCGCGAACGCTACTACCTTGCCGCGCCGCGCGACATGATCGCCGGGCAGATCGCACCGCCCGGGAGCTACCCCTCGGCCGTGGAGATCCTGCGTCGCCAGTACGCCGCGCACCTGCTCGACCTCGCGGCCCGGGGCCGCCTACCCGGGGTGCCCGCGTTGCCGCGGCGTGCCTCGGCGCTGTTCGGGGACACCGGCTGGCTCGGTCCCTTCACCGAAGCCGCCGTGTCCGAGGGGCCGCGGCTGGTGGAGGAGTTCCTCGCCCTTTTCGACGGGGCCGGAGCCGACGTCAGCGAGGAGGCAGCCGCCGAACTGCGCTCATACGCCGCCTCCGGCATCAAGGGGTTCCTGGCCGAAGCCGAACGCAAGTGGCAGGCGCGCCTAGCCGACCTGCGCGCCCGGCTGGAGGTCATCGGCGCCGCAGTGGCGGCCCTGCTCGACTCCGACCCCCAGCAGCGCTCCCGCAAGCGGCAGCTGTCCGCCGAGCGCCGGGAGATCGCCCGCGTGATCACCTCGACCGGCAAGGGAAGCGCGCACGGCGCCCTGGTCGAGCTCGGTGTGCTGCCGAACTACTCCCTGGTGGACTCGGCCACCGAGCTGGAGGCCACCATCTCGTGGGAGGAGACCGGCGCCGAGGGCAAGACCACGTACCACAGCGAGATCCGCGAGTACGAGCGCGCGGCGACCTCGGCGCTGACCGAGCTGGCCCCTGGAAACCACTTCTACGTGCGCGGATACCGCCACCAGATCGACGGCGTCGACATCGGTACACACAACCGGCCGACGTGGACGCAGTGGCGCGTGTGCCCGGAGTGCGGGTACGTACGGACCACCACCGCGGTCGAGGACACCGGCCCCTGTCCGCAGTGCCGCAGCGCGAGCATCGGCGACCGGAGCGCCCTGCACAACGTCATCGAGCCGACCCGCGTCTACGCCCGGGACCGGCGCGAAGACGCGCTCATTCGCGATGACCACGACGAGCGGCAGCGCCGCTTCTACGAGACGCCGGTGGCCGTGGACATCGCGCGCGAGGACATCGCTCCGGGGGCGTGGCGGCACCGGACGCGGGCGTTCGGCGTGGAGTTCACCCGCGAAGCGGTGATCCGCCGGTTCAACCTGGGTGCGCTGCGGATGGACCGTCCGGCGGAAACCCCGTTCGCCGGGGAACTCGTGCGGCCCAATCCGTTCCGGGTGTGCACGACGTGCGGCGGCGCCACCCCTGACGACCCCGGGCCCGACCGGCGCGACGAGTATGTGACGACGAGCGGCTACGACTCCTCCCCGAGCCACCACCGGCCCTGGTGCCGCCAGCGGCGCGGCGACGCGGTCGAGCATCTCCCACTGGTGCTCGCCCACACGCTGCGCACCGAGGCGCTGCGCATTCTGCTGCCCGCGGCCACGGTGCAGGTGCCCGAGCGCACCACAAGCTTCAAGGCGGCACTGATGGCCGGGTTCGCCGCCGTCTACGGCGGAGCGCTGCCGCACCTGGCGTCCACGGTGGCGACCATGCCCGACGAGGAGACAGGGCGGCGTCGGCAGTACCTCATCGTCTACGACACCCTGCCCGGCGGAACCGGTTACCTCAACCCCCGCTCCGGGGAGGAGGGCATCCGCGAGATCCTGACACACGCCCTGGAAGTGGTGGAGGGCTGCGAGTGCGCCAAGCAGTCCGATCGGGCGGCGTGCCACCGATGCCTGCTCGCCTACGTCAGTGACCGCGAGTTCCCCGACACCGACCGCGCGCTGGCCGAGGAGATGCTGCGCGACCTGCTGACGGACTGGACCACCGCGAGTATCGCCGGGACCAGCGAGATCTCGCTGTGGGACCAGGTGGAGAGCGAGCTGGAGGCCCGATTCCTGGCCGCGCTCACATCGTGGGCCAACCAGCCGCAGGCGGGCCGTTCGCTCAGTCAGGCGGCGCGGGTCAACGACCGGAGCACGGCCGAGCTGCGGCTGACGGGTTCCAACGGGTCCGTGGTCAGCTGGCAGGTCATCCTGCAGAACACCATCAAGGGCACGCGCCCCGATGTGCTGTTCCGGCGGCTGGACGCCGAGCCGACGCAGGTGGCCGTCTATCTCGACGGCTATGAGTACCACGCGGCGCCGCATCGCAACCGGCTGGCCGACGATGCCGAGAGGCGGGCCCGGCTGCGCGCTCACGGGTGCACCGTCTTCCAGCTCACCTGGGACGACATCGCCTCATGGGAGAAGCGGGACGCCCCGGGCCCGGAACCCTGGAAACCCTACGGCCACCACGGGGAGGGCGCCGCGCTCACGACCTACCGGCAGGAGGGCGGCGATGGCGAGGAGCTGCGGTCCACGGTGTGGGTGCGCCCCATCGACGTGCTTCTGGCGTTCCTGGCCCATCCCGATCGGGAGACTTGGCGCCGCCGCACAGCGGCCTCGGCGACCGGTATCGCCCGCACCCCGGGGGTGGACGCCGCCCGGGTGGGAGCGGAGACGGTCGGCGGAGTTCTCACCGCGGCCCTCACCGGCGAGCCGCTCCATGGGCAGAGGGCGGGCGGGCCGATGCTTCTGTTCCGCGGGGTCGACGACGCCGACTGTCGCGTGGTGGTGCTGCTCGACCCGGCGACCCGGTCGGTCAGTGCCTTCACCGTCGTCGACGATCGGCGCGCGGTGATCGAGGCCGACCCTGAGGCGCACAAGCGCCGCTGGCAGGCGTGGCTGTACTGGGGCAACCTGGTCCAGTTCCTCACGGACGAGCACAGCGACGGAGGCCAGTTCGCGCTGAGCGACATGGACGCGTTCGACGCCGAGATCGTCGCGGCGGCCGGAGGCATCGGGCTGGAGGAGACCAAGGCACGCCTGCCGCTGGACGACGAAACCGCCGCGCTGTTCGGCGACTCCCTGCCCGGCGGCCGCAAGGCGGCCGTCGCGGCGGCCGCAGATGAGGACAGCGAGCGAGCCGAGGGCGCAGAGATCGGCACACCGGCTCCGACGCGCGTCGGGGTCAACGGCGGCGCAGGGGCCGCCGGGGGTCCCCCCGAACAACCGCCCCGGCCCGAGCCGACAGCGGTCCCGCCCATGTCCCCCTCCGGCCCGGACGACGGTCCCGGAGCGGGTGCGGCGCCGGTGGCCGCTGAACCGGACCGGGAGGGGTGGACCGAGGTTCTGGAGTATCTGGAGCGCGACGAGCCGGGGTTGGAGCCATTGGTGCGCAGCCTCATGGAGCGCGGTGTTCCGGTTCCGGAGGCCGGATACGAGCTGTCCGGGGGACTGTGGCCGGCCGAGCTGGCCTGGCCCGAGCAGCGCGTCGCGGTCGTTCTGTCCGACGCGCTACTGACGAACCACGAGGACAAGGCCAAGGGCGACGCGGCCTACGCCGATGCCGGGTGGACAGCGCGCGAGGCACAGAAGTGGGACGCCGCCGAACTGGCGGCGCGGGTGATGGGAACGGAAGGTTGA